A window of the Streptomyces albireticuli genome harbors these coding sequences:
- a CDS encoding alpha/beta fold hydrolase: MTKFSPARTVLVLVHGAWHGSGQWAATQRALAGAGTASVAVDLPGHGFDAPLPTGYLLPGQPGLSTERSPLATVTMDDCAEAVLRTLRQVRPHYRRVVLVAHSAGGGPASLAAERAPELVDALVYLSAFVPAGRPRFSDYVESPENATARGQGLTVGDPGKLGAVRINPFSPDPAYVEELRRTHYQDTPPDRFARWRSALSTDLPLTLVTTPVTLTSPRWGRIPRTFLRCADDRALTPAVQDLMVREADRAVPGEPFTVRTLPGSHTPFATRPDELAAALLP; this comes from the coding sequence ATGACCAAGTTCTCCCCCGCCCGCACCGTCCTCGTCCTCGTGCACGGCGCCTGGCACGGTTCCGGGCAGTGGGCGGCCACACAGCGCGCGCTCGCCGGAGCCGGCACCGCGAGCGTGGCCGTCGACCTGCCCGGTCACGGCTTCGACGCACCCCTGCCCACCGGATACCTCCTGCCCGGCCAGCCGGGCCTGTCGACCGAGAGGTCCCCGCTCGCCACCGTGACGATGGACGACTGCGCCGAGGCCGTGCTCCGCACGCTGCGTCAGGTCCGCCCGCACTACCGTCGTGTCGTGCTCGTGGCGCACAGCGCGGGCGGCGGCCCCGCGTCACTGGCCGCCGAACGGGCACCCGAACTCGTCGACGCCCTCGTCTACCTGTCGGCCTTCGTCCCCGCCGGACGGCCGCGGTTCTCCGACTACGTCGAGTCGCCCGAGAACGCCACGGCACGAGGACAGGGCCTCACCGTCGGCGACCCCGGGAAGCTGGGTGCCGTGCGGATCAACCCGTTCTCACCTGACCCCGCCTACGTCGAGGAACTGCGCCGGACCCATTACCAGGACACCCCGCCGGACCGCTTCGCCCGCTGGCGTTCGGCGCTGAGCACCGACCTGCCGCTGACGCTCGTCACCACGCCGGTCACGCTGACGTCCCCGCGGTGGGGACGGATACCCCGGACCTTCCTGCGCTGCGCGGACGACCGGGCGCTGACACCGGCCGTGCAGGACCTCATGGTCAGGGAAGCCGACCGGGCCGTGCCCGGCGAACCGTTCACCGTACGCACCCTCCCCGGCAGCCACACCCCGTTCGCCACCCGGCCCGACGAACTCGCCGCCGCCCTGCTGCCGTGA
- a CDS encoding DUF5995 family protein: protein MTTPGVPSPAEKVERVARELALRVGRYDAERDHRATFAYTYYRLTTSLTTALRTGTPPFAEPDWVADLSVSLASAYFSAMDATDTWLAAFPRSGGEVAPGDLPDAVPPPWRDVYAASSVRHSYVLEEVLFSMMAHMSYDLPLALRSLDARAGNHRHIGDFHRMNDLLATCVDEVQDDLAARYCRGLRSLDRLFTRDDELFTNYGIRMARGLAWFNSDRLREPTSADAATASISRSTAAFITRIRFPGDWKLRAVSRLLRLLIPPRRQWPAPGTPIG from the coding sequence GTGACGACGCCCGGCGTCCCCTCCCCCGCCGAGAAGGTCGAGCGTGTCGCCCGCGAACTCGCGCTCCGCGTCGGGAGGTACGACGCGGAGCGCGACCACCGCGCCACGTTCGCCTACACCTACTACCGGCTCACCACCAGCCTGACCACGGCGCTGCGGACGGGCACCCCGCCGTTCGCGGAGCCGGACTGGGTGGCCGATCTGTCCGTCTCGCTGGCGTCGGCCTACTTCTCGGCGATGGACGCCACCGACACATGGCTGGCGGCGTTCCCCCGGAGCGGCGGCGAGGTCGCGCCGGGGGACCTCCCGGATGCCGTGCCACCGCCCTGGCGCGACGTCTACGCCGCCTCGTCCGTACGGCACTCCTACGTCCTGGAGGAGGTGCTCTTCTCGATGATGGCGCACATGTCCTACGACCTGCCCCTCGCGCTGCGGTCACTGGACGCCCGCGCGGGGAACCACCGGCACATCGGCGACTTCCACCGCATGAACGACCTGCTCGCCACGTGCGTCGACGAGGTCCAGGACGATCTGGCCGCCCGGTACTGCCGCGGCCTGCGCTCCCTGGACCGGCTGTTCACCCGCGACGACGAACTCTTCACGAACTACGGGATCCGCATGGCGCGCGGCCTGGCGTGGTTCAACTCCGACCGGCTCAGGGAGCCGACGTCGGCCGACGCCGCGACGGCGTCCATCAGCAGGTCCACGGCCGCCTTCATCACCCGCATCCGCTTCCCCGGCGACTGGAAACTCCGCGCAGTCTCCCGCCTGCTGCGCCTGCTGATCCCTCCCCGCCGGCAATGGCCCGCGCCGGGCACGCCGATCGGCTGA
- a CDS encoding response regulator transcription factor, whose protein sequence is MMSADVSAPVVSAFLSDAGRTAATVALGRLSPRERQVLVLHAQGLPNTDIGRQLHLGTVQDHVRAVLRKLGVQRRLRAALLAERTGLLVDQP, encoded by the coding sequence ATGATGTCCGCTGACGTCAGCGCACCGGTCGTCAGCGCCTTCCTCTCGGACGCCGGCCGGACCGCGGCCACCGTCGCCCTCGGCCGGCTCTCGCCCCGGGAGCGGCAAGTCCTGGTCCTGCACGCTCAGGGGCTGCCCAACACGGACATCGGCCGTCAACTGCACCTGGGCACGGTCCAGGACCACGTACGAGCCGTGCTCCGCAAGCTCGGGGTGCAGCGACGCCTCCGGGCGGCCCTCCTCGCCGAACGAACCGGCCTCCTCGTTGATCAGCCCTGA
- a CDS encoding LysR family transcriptional regulator has product MEARHLRYALALAEHGHFGRAAGALGIAQPPLSKQIADLEREVGARLFDRTRQGVFPTAAGAAFLARARRALDEITAASVDAARAARGETGRLRLGFIASALLEPLPDVLCRFGRERPAVRLELHEMATSRSTAALVAGELDVAITLGRPRGTGTEHLVSVPIGHDHLVAVVSSTHPFAGRPSVSVDQLRCQQLIVAPAEDEPTALMTLRTLLGKDSPALAGASVARDIHTIIGLAACGVGVGLGPSRMLSVPRRGTWFCEVTPRTPLPDLVLSFATRERSPVLDAFLDVIRGNCPAARAALDHRLGAGGEGGS; this is encoded by the coding sequence ATGGAGGCGCGGCACTTGCGGTACGCCCTGGCTCTCGCCGAGCACGGGCACTTCGGCCGGGCCGCCGGTGCCCTGGGCATCGCGCAGCCTCCGCTGTCCAAGCAGATCGCCGACCTGGAACGCGAGGTGGGCGCCCGGTTGTTCGACCGCACCCGTCAGGGGGTGTTCCCCACGGCCGCGGGCGCGGCGTTCCTCGCCCGGGCGCGCAGGGCGCTCGACGAGATCACGGCCGCCTCGGTCGACGCGGCCCGGGCCGCGCGCGGCGAAACGGGGCGGCTACGCCTGGGATTCATCGCCTCGGCGCTGCTCGAACCCCTGCCTGACGTCCTCTGCCGGTTCGGCCGGGAACGGCCCGCGGTGCGGCTGGAGCTGCACGAGATGGCGACCAGCCGCAGCACGGCCGCGCTCGTCGCCGGTGAACTGGACGTGGCGATCACCCTCGGCCGGCCACGGGGTACCGGGACCGAGCATCTGGTGTCCGTGCCGATCGGGCACGACCACCTGGTCGCGGTCGTGAGCAGCACGCACCCCTTCGCCGGTCGGCCGTCGGTGAGCGTGGACCAACTGCGGTGCCAGCAGCTGATCGTGGCGCCGGCCGAGGACGAGCCCACCGCCCTCATGACCCTGCGCACCCTGCTGGGCAAGGACTCCCCGGCCCTTGCCGGCGCGAGCGTCGCGAGGGACATCCACACGATCATCGGCCTCGCCGCCTGTGGTGTGGGCGTGGGCCTGGGGCCCTCCCGCATGCTGTCGGTCCCGCGACGTGGCACGTGGTTCTGCGAGGTGACCCCGCGCACGCCGCTGCCCGATCTGGTCCTGTCCTTCGCCACCCGGGAACGCTCCCCGGTGCTGGACGCCTTCCTCGACGTCATCCGCGGGAACTGCCCGGCCGCCCGTGCCGCACTCGACCACAGACTCGGCGCGGGAGGCGAAGGCGGATCCTGA
- a CDS encoding glutaredoxin domain-containing protein has translation MTRAWILPILLVLCGSVVAAGLIFSGIPGAAAAILPLFVALAGVNSPLAFPRPIGALEAQRRSAVDGRPVVFWRSGCKYCLRLRIRLGRSARQAHWVDIWRDPAGAAVVRAANEGNETVPTVVVAGRPHVNPDPEWVRGQLPPSV, from the coding sequence ATGACACGTGCTTGGATCTTGCCGATACTGCTTGTGCTCTGCGGCTCAGTCGTTGCGGCCGGGCTGATCTTCAGTGGGATCCCCGGTGCGGCCGCAGCGATCCTGCCGCTGTTCGTGGCGCTCGCAGGTGTGAACTCGCCCCTGGCCTTCCCGAGGCCGATCGGTGCGCTGGAGGCGCAGCGCCGCAGCGCCGTCGATGGCCGGCCGGTCGTCTTCTGGCGGTCCGGCTGCAAGTACTGCCTGCGACTGCGCATCCGGCTGGGCCGCAGCGCGCGCCAGGCGCACTGGGTCGACATATGGCGCGACCCGGCTGGTGCGGCAGTGGTGAGGGCGGCCAACGAGGGCAATGAGACCGTGCCGACCGTCGTCGTGGCGGGCCGGCCGCATGTCAACCCCGACCCTGAATGGGTACGCGGACAGCTCCCCCCTTCTGTGTGA